A region of Salmo salar chromosome ssa17, Ssal_v3.1, whole genome shotgun sequence DNA encodes the following proteins:
- the LOC106576518 gene encoding zinc finger and SCAN domain-containing protein 22-like has product MSKLQSFRVFLNERLTAAAVEIFGAVEETVAEYHEENDRLRRLLRIPPEIQLCRIDSLQLSLSVAEEEVLPEQQHCEQEWSPSLGQENPELPQIKEEQEELRTSQEEEQLQGLEADIKFTPSCVKSECDQEDPLQPFTSPQTQTVENRESETKQVDLTPFVTVTHLKGLYIPCDPPDKHNGASSQSSAVSSDPVGLNSNLPLDPSSSLNPNPSMGQHRFKPSTTLRKTHHCRDCGEMFALKVDLQRHLTLSKKRLSECRFCRKRFNSTCKLKAHVRFCQSGKLCTCPVCGKTFKLKGVLSRHIRIHTGEKQFKCGDCGKRFNRKEHLTVHMVTHTGEKPFSCDACGKSFGQKGSLKKHTLTHTGEKLFSCDDCGKRFNRKEHLTIHMVTHTGEKPFSCDDCGKSFSHKGSLKKHTLTHTGEKPFSCDDCGKRFNQKSNLLTHVKKIHKGGKQDEN; this is encoded by the exons ATGTCTAAACTACAGTCGTTTCGTGTGTTTTTAAATGAGCGTTTAACCGCGGCAGCTGTGGAGATTTTCGGGGCAGTTGAAGAAACTGTAGCAGAGTACCACGAGGAGAATGATCGACTACGGAGACTGCTGCGGATCCCACCGGAGATACAACTATGTAGAATAG actccctgcagctctctctctctgtcgctgaaGAGGAGGTTCTCCctgagcagcagcactgtgagCAGGAGTGGAGCCCCAGTCTGGGGCAGGAGAACCCAGAGCTTCCACAGattaaagaggaacaggaggaactCAGGACAagtcaggaggaagagcagcttcaagGGCTGGAGGCTGATATCAAATTCACTCCTTCCTGTGTGAAAAGTGAATGTGATCAGGAGGACCCACTTCAGCCCTTCACTTCTCCCCAAACCCAGActgtggagaacagagagagtgaaaCTAAACAAGTGGATCTCACACCTTTTGTTACTGTGACCCACCTTAAGGGTCTCTACATTCCCTGTGACCCTCCAGATAAACACAACGGTGCATCCAGCCAAAGCTCAGCCGTAAGCAGCGACCCAGTAGGACTTAACAGCAACCTGCCATTGGATCCCAGCTCATCATTGAATCCAAACCCATCAATGGGACAACACCGTTTTAAACCCAGCACCACGCTTAGAAAAACTCACCACTGCCGTGACTGTGGTGAAATGTTTGCTCTGAAAGTTGACCTGCAGAGGCATTTGACTCTCTCCAAGAAGAGACTCAGCGAATGCCGCTTCTGCAGAAAACGCTTCAACTCCACCTGTAAACTGAAGGCCCATGTCCGCTTCTGTCAAAGTGGAAAACTCTGCACCTGCCCTGTTTGTGGCAAGACCTTCAAACTCAAAGGAGTTCTGTCCAGGCACATAAGgattcacacaggggagaaacaaTTTAagtgtggtgactgtgggaaaaggtTCAATCGTAAGGAACACTTAACAGTGCACATGGttactcacacaggagagaaaccatttagctgtgatGCTTGTGGGAAAAGCTTCGGTCAGAAAGGGTCCCTAAAGAAGCATAcactgactcacacaggagagaaactatttagctgtgatgactgtgggaaaagattcaaTCGCAAGGAACACTTAACCATACACATGGTGactcatacaggagagaaaccatttagctgtgatgactgtgggaaaagcttcagtCACAAGGGGTCCCTAAAGAAGCATAcactgactcacacaggagagaaaccatttagctgtgatgactgtgggaaaagattcaaTCAGAAGTCTA
- the LOC106576522 gene encoding zinc finger protein 250-like produces the protein MSKLQSFRMFLNERLTAAAVEIFGAVEQTVVEYQEENDRLRRLLRVTPEIKRCRIDSLQLPVSEEEVLPEQQHCEQEWSPSLGQENPELPQIKEEQEELRTSQEEEQLQGLEADIIEFKFTPSCVKSECDQEDPLQPFTSPQTQTVENREHDPKQVDLTPFITVTHLKGLHIPCEPPDNQNNASSHRSAVSSDPVGLDSSPPLVPSPSLDPNPSIGEHCSKPSTTLRKTHHCRDCGEMFALKADLKRHVTLSMQRPSECRFCKKRYNSTCKLKAHVRLCRGRKPCTSPVCSKTFKIKADLSKHMRIHTGEKSFSCGYCGKRFNRKGNLTDHIPIHTGEKAFSCADCGKKFSQKGTLRKHRLTHKGEKPFICGDCGKSFYQKGDLSRHIRTHTGEKLFICGDCGKSFNLKGNLKKHELTHTEDKPFSCGDCGKSFNHKSNLLTHVKNIHKGGKQDDI, from the exons ATGTCTAAACTACAGTCGTTTCGTATGTTCTTAAACGAGCGTTTAACCGCGGCAGCTGTGGAGATTTTCGGGGCAGTTGAGCAAACGGTAGTGGAGTACCAGGAGGAGAATGATCGGCTACGGAGACTGCTGCGGGTCACACCGGAGATAAAACGATGCAGAATAG acTCCCTGCAGCTGCCTGTCTCTGAAGAGGAGGTTCTCCCTGAACAGCAGCACTGTGAGCAGGAGTGGAGCCCCAGTCTGGGGCAGGAGAACCCAGAGCTTCCACAGattaaagaggaacaggaggaactCAGGACCAGTCAGGAAGAAGAGCAGCTTCAAGGGCTGGAGGCTGATATCATAGAGTTCAAATTCACTCCTTCCTGTGTGAAAAGTGAATGTGATCAGGAGGACCCACTTCAGCCCTTCACTTCTCCCCAAACCCAGACTGTGGAGAACAGAGAGCATGACCCTAAACAAGTGGATCTCACACCTTTTATTACTGTGACCCACCTTAAGGGTCTCCACATTCCCTGTGAGCCTCCAGATAATCAGAACAATGCCTCCAGCCACAGGTCAGCTGTAAGCAGTGACCCAGTAGGACTTGACAGCAGCCCACCATTGGTTCCCAGCCCATCATTGGATCCAAACCCATCAATAGGTGAACACTGTTCCAAACCCAGCACCACCCTTAGAAAAACTCACCACTGCCGTGACTGTGGTGAAATGTTTGCTCTGAAAGCTGACCTGAAGAGGCACGTGACTCTTTCCATGCAGAGACCCAGTGAATGCCGCTTCTGCAAAAAACGCTACAACTCCACCTGTAAACTGAAGGCCCATGTCCGACTCTGTCGCGGTAGGAAACCCTGCACCAGCCCTGTTTGTAGCAAGACCTTCAAAATCAAAGCAGATCTGTCCAAGCACATGAGgattcacacaggggagaaatcatTTAGTTGTGGTTACTGTGGGAAGCGCTTCAATCGCAAGGGGAACCTTACTGATCATATTcctattcacacaggagagaaagcaTTTAGCTGTGCTGACTGTGGGAAAAAATTCAGTCAGAAGGGGACCCTACGGAAGCATAGACTGACTCACaaaggagagaaaccatttatcTGTGgagactgtgggaaaagcttctaTCAGAAAGGGGACCTAAGTAGGCATATacggactcacacaggagagaaactttttatctgtggtgactgtgggaaaagcttcaattTGAAGGGGAACCTAAAGAAGCATGAACTGACTCACACAGAAGAtaaaccatttagctgtggtgactgtggaaAAAGCTTCAATCACAAGTCTAACTTACTGACACATGTTAAAAACATCCACAAAGGAGGAAAACAGGATGACATTTGA